The Thalassolituus oleivorans MIL-1 genome includes the window AGATACCATTGATTTCATTATTTTTGCCATCGAAAAATTCATCGGTTTGGCTGTAGCCAATCTCTAAGCTGGTGTCGATATCTGGCATCTCGTCGTTCAATTTATAGCCAAGGAATAAACCGAAACCTGGAGCATCGACGCTACCATCGCCAAATGCAGAATCAACCATGTTATGGCTTATTGTACCGCCAATGTAGAGACGATTAGCTAGGTCAGAAGAGGTTTGCTCTTCGGCCATAACAAGAGAGCTGGCTGCTAAAGCGGTAACAAGTGCAAGGGTCTTTTTCATGATAAATCCTTATGTAATTGCTGAGGCTCTGTATTAATAAACAGAAATAGAAAGCGGTTCTTCTTGTAGTGCGGCGAGTTGCTCGCGTAGTGATAAAAGATGTTCAGACCAAAATCGGTGTCCTTCGAACCAAGGGAAGGCGATAGGAAATGCAGGATCATCCCAACGCTGCGATAGCCAAGCTGCGTAACGCACAATTCGCACCGTGCGCAACGATTCAATTAAGCGCAGCTCGTGGTTAGGGAATGGTCGAAACATTTCATAACCTTCGCTTATGACCATTAATTGCTGGCGTTGTTCCGCACGGTCGCCACTTAGCAACATCCAAATGTCCTGCATTGCGGGGCCTTGAATGCAATCATCGAAGTCGACCATGTGTAAAACATCTTCACGCAGTAATAAATTTCCTGTGTGTAAGTCACCATGTAGCCGTAACGTTTTAAGTTTATCAGCCGGATATTGCTGATCGATATGTGCCAGTAAATCTCGAATTAATGATTCATAAGCGGGACGAAAGTCATCGGGCATTAAGCCGCATTTAAGTACTTGTTCTGCGGCGAGGCGAATATCGTCACCACCGCGAATGGTTGCGCGTTCGGCAAATGGCTTGCGACTACCAATGTTATGCAAACGCCCAAGCCAACGACCTAATAGTTCTAAGTCGTCTTCGTTGCTTAATTCTGGCGCATGTCCACCACGGCGGGGAAATAACGCAAAATAAAAACCATCAAACTCAAAGACACTTTCGCCACCATGCAAAATAGGAGCAACGACAGGAAGCTCTTCGCGTTCGAGTTCGAATAAAAACTGATGTTCCTCGGTAATGGCTGCGCGGCTCCAGCGCCCAGGCCGATAGAACTTGGCAATTAGTGGAAGTTGGTCTTCGATGCCCACTTGGTAGACGCGATTTTCGTAACTATTTAAAGCTAAGATGCGGGCATCGCAGAGATAACCAAGTGAATCGACGGCGTCCATAACACGTTCGGGTGTTAACGTGGCGTACGGATGAGACGACATAATGTTACCTCTAAGAAAAGAGCGCCATTATGCCTGTTCTATGCTCAAGCAGACAGCGCTGTTAATCGCTATTATTTATTCTTGGTAGTGTTCTCGCTAGGCACCAAACTCCCACTAGTCGGGCACCTTGATGGAGCAAGTGAGTTGCGGCGAGATCCGCTGTGGCGCCAGTGGTCATCACGTCGTCGATAATTACGACGTGCTTGTTAGTTAGATTTTGACTCCCGGCTAATAATCGGGATTTAAGTTGAGTTCGTCGCTGCTGCGCGCTCAACCCACGTTGATCTTTCCCGTACTTTTTGTGTAGGCATCCTTCAATAATCGGGATATCAAATTCGCGGCTAAGTTTACGCGCGATTAATTCACTAACATTGAAGCTGCGTCGGGCTAAGCGCCAGCGGTCGCTGGGTATGTATACTAGGGCATCGATGCTATCGAGACTATTGGGCGGGTTGTCTATCATCCAGCGAGCGAAATACTTGAGCCAAAAGCCATTACGTTGGTCTTTGCAGTTTCGAATCCAGTCGCTGAGCGGTGCTTGGTAATGAAAGTTACAGTGACTGTAGTGATAGGTTGGTGGGTGTTGTTGGCACTTACCACAACGCCCTGGCTGGGTTGTTGGTTCGCTACATTGCGCGCAACATAATTCTTGCTTAGGCAGTGAGTCGCGGCATTCGTTACAGATGATTCCTTCTTCTGGTGCCGACGCTAAGCAATAGATACAGATGCTTGTCTGTTTTAATGTTTGGTTGAAAAATAACCAGCTGTTAGCGATAAATCTTGATCTAGTTGACCAATCCATGAGTATCTTTATCATCCGTGGTAGTGATACAGCATTTAGTTTTAAGAGGTTACACCATGGCGCACGCAGCTGAGAATACCCACGATATCCGTCATGACTGGACGGTGGCAGAAGTTGAACAGCTGCTAAACCTGCCTTTTAATGACTTGCTGTTTCGTGCGCAGACGATTCATCGCCAGTATTTCGATCCTAATGCCGTGCAAGTGAGCACCTTGCTGTCTATTAAGACCGGCGCTTGTCCAGAAGACTGCGCCTATTGCCCGCAGAGCGCGCGCTACGATACTAAGCTTGAGAAAGAAAAGCTGATGGAAGTCGAGGCCGTGATTGAAAAAGCAAAAGCGGCCAAGGCTGCTGGCTCCGATCGATTTTGTATGGGAGCTGCTTGGCGCTCACCACGCGAGAAAGACATGCCCTATGTGATCGCAATGGTGAAAGGGGTGAAAGAGCTCGGTTTGGAAACCTGTATGACGCTCGGTATGCTGGATAACCAAAAAGCGGATGCTTTGGCTGAAGCAGGGTTGGATTATTACAATCACAACTTAGATACTTCACCTGAGTATTACGGCGAAATTATTACCACGCGCACCTATTCTGATCGCTTGAATACTCTAGCTAACGTTCGCAATGCCGGGATGAAGGTGTGTTCTGGTGGTATTTTAGGTATGGGCGAAACCCATCGAGATCGTGCTGGTTTACTAGTGCAGTTAGCGAATCTACCAGCTCATCCAGATTCAGTACCGATCAATCAATTAGTCAAGGTTGCTGGTACACCGTTGGAAAATGAAGGCGATTTAGATCCACTCGACTTTATTCGTACCATCGCTGCCGCGCGCATTATGATGCCGAAATCTCACGTACGTTTGAGTGCTGGCCGCGAAGAAATGAGCGAAGAAATGCAAGCTATGTGCTTCTTTGCTGGTGCTAATTCGATTTTTTATGGTGAGTGCTTACTTACTACGCCAAACCCCGCGGCCAATAAAGACCAGGCCTTGTTCCGTAAGTTGGGCATTAACTCCAATCATAGAGTCACTCAAGCTCCACAAGAGTTGGACGAAATTTTGGTTCAACCTGCTGCTGCAACCGCAGACAGCGAGCTCTTCTATAACGCATCAGCTGTCTAATGTGACAAATGCGTCTAAACGCTATCTAGCTTTGGCTTTTGGGTAGCGTTTAAATGCAATGTTGGTTAAATTGTATACAGATACACCAACATCCCCGAGGTGCATATGAATATCGGGTCTACTACTGGTTCTGCGTTCACGACGGCATCTTATGGCGTCAGCCAAGGTTCTGATCAAGTACAACGTGCTGCGCAAAGTGTTGCAGATGCAACCACCCAACGCCCTGTTGAAGGCACTGGCAAGCTGGCTTCGGCGATGACTGACATGAAACAAGGTCAGCAAGCAGTCGATGCTAACGCAAAAGTAATGCAAGCGTCAGATCAACAGTTGGGCACACTTATTGATACATTGGCCTAGTCGGTCAGCATGAGATTCTAGCGTGCAAATTTCAGTCGGTGCCCCCGGTTCATCAACACCTTCCGGTTCATTGGTCGGAGCTGCATCTTATTCTATCGATCCTTCGCTCCGTCCTTCGTTAACGGGCAAACCTGCCACTAACGAAAGTTTATATTCTCCAGACATTGTTGAAATTGGTTCTGTGGCATCGGCAGAAGAAGGTGCCTTCGTATTCGGTAAGCGCAAAGAGTCTGATACCTATTCGCTTACTCCAAAGCCTAAATCTGTTGACAGCGAAGATGCATCAGCGGAAGCAAGCTCCGATACTAGTGCTCAAACGTCTGCAGATGAGGCTAAGTTGGCCGAACTCAATCAGTTGCGTCAACGAGATCTTGAAGTGCGTTCGCATGAACAAGCCCACGCGAGTGTTGGCGGAGAGTTGGCGGGATCAGCGTCTTTCACCTTTGAGCAAGGCCCTGACGGTGCGCGCTATGCAGTTGCCGGTGAGGTGTCTATCGATGTATCACAAGTCAGCGGCAACCCTGAAGCTACCCTAGCCAAGATGCAACAAGTACGTAGGGCAGCGTTAGCGCCGGCTGAGCCATCAGCTCAAGATCGGCGTGTTGCGGCCATGGCCTCTCAGCGCATGGCAGAGGCGCGTAGTGAACTCGTTCAGCAGCAGCAAGATTTACTCAATTTAGAAAATTCTAAAAAGTCGGATCAGCAGACTTCTTTAGACGCTGAATTAAAAGCGGCGAAGAAAACTCAAAAAGAGGCTGAAGAAGGCGGGAATGACGAGCAGGAACGCATTAGTGCCGCTGAGCGCTTTGCCGAATTTAATGTGAAGTTGCGCCGTATCAATGAAACTTTGTTGCGCATTACTCAGCCCCCAGTCGTGCAAGCTGGTTCGTTGCTCGATGATGAAGCCTAATCTTATTTAGACCGTATTACCGACACAAAATGATTAAGAAGCCGACGTTTGTCGGTTTTTTTATGGCACGAATCCGTCGCCGCTGGGCTTGACAATTGCTCAATGCGAACGTATGTTTCAAACACTTGTTTGAATCTAGATCAGTTCGACTGATTGAAACCCTAAACAGCAGCCTAGCTGCAAGAACATTACAGGCAACGAGGTCATCCCAATGCCAGATTACAAAGCTCCCCTACGTGAAATTAAGTTCGTAATGGACGAACTGTTGGATATGCCTGGTCACTACGCCAGCATTCCTGCTTTTGCAGATGTTGCAACACCAGACATGGTTGACGCGATTCTGACTGAAGGCGCGAAGTTCTGTGAGCAAGAATTGGCTCCGCTGAACCGCATTGGTGATATCGAAGGCTGTACTCGTCACGACGACGGTTCTGTTACTACGCCAACAGGCTTTAAAGAAGCGTATGCTAAGTTTGTTGAAGGCGGCTGGCCTTCACTGGCACACGACGTTGAACACGGCGGCCAAGGTCTGCCAGAGTCTCTAGGCACTGTGATGTCAGAGATGGTGGGCACGTCTAACTGGTCTTGGGGCATGTACCCAGGTCTATCGCACGGCGCAATGAATACCATCGCGTTGCACGGTACTCATGATCAAAAAGAAACTTATCTGACTAAATTAGTTTCAGGTGAGTGGACAGGTACTATGTGTCTGACTGAATCTCATTGCGGTTCTGACCTTGGTATTCTGAAAACTAAAGCAGAAGCGAATGCCGACGGCTCTTACGCCATTACTGGTAGCAAGATCTTTATCTCTGCTGGTGAACACGATATGTCTGGCAACATTGTCCATATCGTATTGGCTCGTCTACCGGGTGCTCCAGAAGGTACTAAAGGTATCTCTTTGTTCATCGTTCCTAAGTTCCTGCCGAACGAAGACGGCACTCCAGGTGAGCGTAACACGCTGATCTGTGGTTCTATCGAACACAAAATGGGCATCCACGGTAACGCAACATGCGTTATGAACTTCGATGGTGCTAAAGGCTGGTTGATCGGACCAGAAAACAAAGGCTTGAACTGCATGTTCACCTTTATGAACACCGCTCGTATCGGTACTGCATTGCAAGGTGCAACAGCTTCTGAAGCGTCTTTCCAAGGTGCTTTGGCTTACGCTAAAGATCGTTTAGCTATGCGTTCATTGACGGGTCCTAAGGCGCCTGAAAAAGCGGCTGATCCAATCATTGTTCACCCTGATGTACGTCGTATGCTTTTGACTCAAAAAGCGTTCGCTGAAGGTGGTCGTGCACTTGTGTACTTAGCTGCTCAGCAAAACGACATCGTTAACAAAGGCGAAACCGAAGAGCAACGTAAAGAAGCTGATGAACTGTTGGGCTTCCTAACGCCAATCGCTAAAGCATTCTTGACTGAGACGGGTTCAGAATCTGCAAACTTAGGTATGCAAGTATTCGGTGGTCACGGTTTCATCGCTGAATGGGGCATGGAGCAGATTGTTCGTGATACTCGTATCTCTACAATCTATGAAGGTACTACCGGTATCCAAGCACTCGACTTGTTGGGCCGTAAGGTTCTGATGACTCAAGGTGCTTCACTGCGTAACTTCACTAAGATGGTTCACAAGTTCTGCCAAGCAGAAGAAGGCAATGAAGAACTTGCTGCTCTTGTTAAGCCATTGGCTGAAGTGAACAAAGAGTGGGGCGATCTGACCATGAAAATTGGTATGACCGCTATGAAGAACCGCGATGAAGTGGGTGCGGCTTCGGTTGATTACCTAATGTATTCTGGTTACGCAGTATTGGGTTACTTGTGGGCTCGTATGGCTAAAGTTGCACAAGATGCATTGGCTAACGGCACCACTGAAGAAGACTACTACAAGGCTAAATTAACAACCGCTAAGTTCTACTTCGCGCGTATTTTGCCACGTACTAAAGCACACGCAGCGACCATGCTAGCGGGTGCGGACAGTCTGATGGATCTAGCTGAAGAACACTTCGCGTTCTAATTTTGATCTATTGATAAAGAAAACCGCGCTTTGGCAATAATGCCGGCGCGGTTTTTTACTTTCTTTACTACCCATTCTCTGGATAGTGGTTAAAATAGCGGCATTTTGAGCCATTCGCTGGATATCTTGGCTCGCGACTGGTGGTCGTTAACGATAAAACGAGGTTAAACATGGCAGATTACAAGGCTCCATTGCGCGATATGCGCTTTGTTCTAGACGAAGTATTTGAAGCAGATAAGTTGTGGGCTTCTTTAGCGGGATTGGAAGGCGCGGTTGATATGGAAACCGCGGACGCCATTCTTGGTGAGTGCGGTAAAATCGCTAGCCAAGTATTGGCACCGATCAACCGTGAAGGTGACGAAGTTGGCTCAACTTGGAAAGACGGCGTAGTAACGGCCGCTCCTGGTTTTAAGGATGCTTATCAAACTTACGTAGAAGCTGGCTTGAACGGCTTGGGTGGTAACCCAGAGTTCGGCGGTATGGGCATGCCGAAAACTTTGGTTGGCCAAGTTGAAGAGATGGTTCAAGGCTCTAACATGGCCTTCGGTTTAGCGCCGATGCTGACCGCTGGTGCGTGTTTATCGTTGAACGCTCACGGTTCGCAGGAGCTTAAAGAGAAGTATCTGCCGAATATGTACACTGGCGTTTGGTCAGGTGCAATGGATTTAACAGAACCTCATGCTGGTACCGATTTAGGGATTATTCGTACTAAAGCTGAGCCTTCAGCTGATGGTTCATATTTAGTGTCAGGTACCAAGATCTTTATTACTTGGGGTGAGCATGATATGGCCGAGAACATCATTCATTTGGTGTTGGCTAAATTACCAAATGCGCCTGCCGGTCCAAAAGGCATTTCTTTGTTCTTAGTGCCTAAGTTCTTGGTCAATGATGATGGTTCTCTCGGTGAGCGTAACGCTATGTCTTGTGGTTCGATCGAACACAAGATGGGTATCAAAGGCTCTGCTACTTGCGTGATGAATTTTGATGGCGCTAAAGGCTGGTTGGTTGGTGAAGAGAACCAAGGTCTTGCTTGTATGTTCACTATGATGAACTACGAGCGCCTAGGCGTAGGTATCCAAGGTGTCGGTGCGGCAGAAGCTTCCTATCAGAATGCGGTTGAATATGCGTTAGATCGCATTCAAAGCCGAGCACCAACGGGTG containing:
- a CDS encoding outer membrane beta-barrel protein, with the protein product MKKTLALVTALAASSLVMAEEQTSSDLANRLYIGGTISHNMVDSAFGDGSVDAPGFGLFLGYKLNDEMPDIDTSLEIGYSQTDEFFDGKNNEINGIWVAAVGEKRLPEISPKVSVLARLGLDVGDDDGILMGAGMGLHPSERIALRAEYLNKDSSSVMQLSAVINF
- a CDS encoding serine/threonine protein kinase, with product MSSHPYATLTPERVMDAVDSLGYLCDARILALNSYENRVYQVGIEDQLPLIAKFYRPGRWSRAAITEEHQFLFELEREELPVVAPILHGGESVFEFDGFYFALFPRRGGHAPELSNEDDLELLGRWLGRLHNIGSRKPFAERATIRGGDDIRLAAEQVLKCGLMPDDFRPAYESLIRDLLAHIDQQYPADKLKTLRLHGDLHTGNLLLREDVLHMVDFDDCIQGPAMQDIWMLLSGDRAEQRQQLMVISEGYEMFRPFPNHELRLIESLRTVRIVRYAAWLSQRWDDPAFPIAFPWFEGHRFWSEHLLSLREQLAALQEEPLSISVY
- a CDS encoding ComF family protein, with the protein product MDWSTRSRFIANSWLFFNQTLKQTSICIYCLASAPEEGIICNECRDSLPKQELCCAQCSEPTTQPGRCGKCQQHPPTYHYSHCNFHYQAPLSDWIRNCKDQRNGFWLKYFARWMIDNPPNSLDSIDALVYIPSDRWRLARRSFNVSELIARKLSREFDIPIIEGCLHKKYGKDQRGLSAQQRRTQLKSRLLAGSQNLTNKHVVIIDDVMTTGATADLAATHLLHQGARLVGVWCLARTLPRINNSD
- the bioB gene encoding biotin synthase BioB; the encoded protein is MAHAAENTHDIRHDWTVAEVEQLLNLPFNDLLFRAQTIHRQYFDPNAVQVSTLLSIKTGACPEDCAYCPQSARYDTKLEKEKLMEVEAVIEKAKAAKAAGSDRFCMGAAWRSPREKDMPYVIAMVKGVKELGLETCMTLGMLDNQKADALAEAGLDYYNHNLDTSPEYYGEIITTRTYSDRLNTLANVRNAGMKVCSGGILGMGETHRDRAGLLVQLANLPAHPDSVPINQLVKVAGTPLENEGDLDPLDFIRTIAAARIMMPKSHVRLSAGREEMSEEMQAMCFFAGANSIFYGECLLTTPNPAANKDQALFRKLGINSNHRVTQAPQELDEILVQPAAATADSELFYNASAV
- a CDS encoding flagellar basal body rod C-terminal domain-containing protein — its product is MNIGSTTGSAFTTASYGVSQGSDQVQRAAQSVADATTQRPVEGTGKLASAMTDMKQGQQAVDANAKVMQASDQQLGTLIDTLA
- a CDS encoding putative metalloprotease CJM1_0395 family protein; the protein is MQISVGAPGSSTPSGSLVGAASYSIDPSLRPSLTGKPATNESLYSPDIVEIGSVASAEEGAFVFGKRKESDTYSLTPKPKSVDSEDASAEASSDTSAQTSADEAKLAELNQLRQRDLEVRSHEQAHASVGGELAGSASFTFEQGPDGARYAVAGEVSIDVSQVSGNPEATLAKMQQVRRAALAPAEPSAQDRRVAAMASQRMAEARSELVQQQQDLLNLENSKKSDQQTSLDAELKAAKKTQKEAEEGGNDEQERISAAERFAEFNVKLRRINETLLRITQPPVVQAGSLLDDEA
- a CDS encoding acyl-CoA dehydrogenase C-terminal domain-containing protein, with the protein product MPDYKAPLREIKFVMDELLDMPGHYASIPAFADVATPDMVDAILTEGAKFCEQELAPLNRIGDIEGCTRHDDGSVTTPTGFKEAYAKFVEGGWPSLAHDVEHGGQGLPESLGTVMSEMVGTSNWSWGMYPGLSHGAMNTIALHGTHDQKETYLTKLVSGEWTGTMCLTESHCGSDLGILKTKAEANADGSYAITGSKIFISAGEHDMSGNIVHIVLARLPGAPEGTKGISLFIVPKFLPNEDGTPGERNTLICGSIEHKMGIHGNATCVMNFDGAKGWLIGPENKGLNCMFTFMNTARIGTALQGATASEASFQGALAYAKDRLAMRSLTGPKAPEKAADPIIVHPDVRRMLLTQKAFAEGGRALVYLAAQQNDIVNKGETEEQRKEADELLGFLTPIAKAFLTETGSESANLGMQVFGGHGFIAEWGMEQIVRDTRISTIYEGTTGIQALDLLGRKVLMTQGASLRNFTKMVHKFCQAEEGNEELAALVKPLAEVNKEWGDLTMKIGMTAMKNRDEVGAASVDYLMYSGYAVLGYLWARMAKVAQDALANGTTEEDYYKAKLTTAKFYFARILPRTKAHAATMLAGADSLMDLAEEHFAF
- a CDS encoding acyl-CoA dehydrogenase C-terminal domain-containing protein, coding for MADYKAPLRDMRFVLDEVFEADKLWASLAGLEGAVDMETADAILGECGKIASQVLAPINREGDEVGSTWKDGVVTAAPGFKDAYQTYVEAGLNGLGGNPEFGGMGMPKTLVGQVEEMVQGSNMAFGLAPMLTAGACLSLNAHGSQELKEKYLPNMYTGVWSGAMDLTEPHAGTDLGIIRTKAEPSADGSYLVSGTKIFITWGEHDMAENIIHLVLAKLPNAPAGPKGISLFLVPKFLVNDDGSLGERNAMSCGSIEHKMGIKGSATCVMNFDGAKGWLVGEENQGLACMFTMMNYERLGVGIQGVGAAEASYQNAVEYALDRIQSRAPTGAVAKDKVADPIIVHPDVRRMLMTMRSFNEGGRAFSTYVAGWLDRAKFSDNAEEKKHADAMLALLTPIAKAFLTDTSLEVAIIGQQVFGGHGFIREWGQEQHVRDIRITQIYEGTNGIQALDLMGRKIVGNNGAFYKLFEQDVNDFIASQAANTAAAEFIEPLKAAMENLADLTQWVIDQAQGNPNEIGAASLEYLHVFGYAAYAYMWARMAVVSLPKANEDFYKAKLATARFYIKRVLPRYIGLSAVVKGGSESLYELDEALFVTA